A portion of the Fusobacterium perfoetens ATCC 29250 genome contains these proteins:
- a CDS encoding class I SAM-dependent methyltransferase, producing MGEYIFGFLEGELKQNYYGSLCTEMYEILHEQAPQDELDFYLSYAENGKKILEPLCGSGRFFVPFLERGFDISGMDLSGEMLAKLKQKVPDAKVIQVDIIDYVVQEQFDYIFIPSGSISLFTDMKMCQGILQKMKGLLAPGGKFVFAVDTIFDRCEEESNYKVNVSVKTKEGYDLILKGKNHYDEKSQTQFSPSIYELYHGAELLQRETMDFQTHLYQYGEMDEYLRRCGFKNISVYSNYQKEPAVNDQCKMFIYECGI from the coding sequence GTGGGAGAATATATTTTTGGATTTTTAGAAGGAGAATTAAAACAAAACTATTATGGTAGCTTGTGTACTGAAATGTATGAAATCTTACACGAACAAGCACCACAGGATGAATTAGATTTTTATCTTTCCTATGCAGAAAATGGAAAGAAAATATTGGAACCTCTGTGTGGCAGTGGACGTTTTTTTGTTCCGTTTTTAGAGCGTGGCTTTGACATCAGTGGGATGGATTTGTCAGGAGAAATGTTAGCGAAATTAAAGCAGAAAGTGCCAGATGCAAAAGTGATACAGGTGGACATCATCGATTATGTTGTACAGGAACAGTTTGATTATATTTTTATTCCCTCTGGTTCCATTTCACTGTTTACAGACATGAAGATGTGTCAAGGAATTTTGCAGAAGATGAAAGGACTGTTGGCTCCTGGCGGGAAATTTGTGTTTGCAGTTGATACCATCTTTGACCGATGTGAAGAGGAAAGTAACTACAAAGTAAATGTTTCGGTGAAAACAAAAGAGGGATATGACTTGATCCTGAAAGGGAAAAACCATTATGACGAAAAAAGCCAGACGCAGTTTTCTCCGTCTATTTACGAACTCTATCATGGAGCAGAATTGCTGCAAAGAGAAACCATGGATTTTCAGACACATCTGTACCAATACGGAGAGATGGATGAATATCTGCGGAGGTGTGGCTTTAAGAACATATCTGTCTATTCTAATTATCAGAAAGAACCCGCTGTTAATGATCAGTGCAAAATGTTTATCTATGAATGTGGCATATAA
- the rpmA gene encoding 50S ribosomal protein L27, producing MLFTLNIQLFAHKKGQGSVKNGRDSNPKYLGVKKYDGEAVKAGNIIVRQRGNQFHAGANMGEGKDHTLFALIDGYVKFERLGRDKKQVSVYAEK from the coding sequence ATGTTATTTACATTAAATATACAATTATTTGCACATAAAAAAGGACAAGGTTCTGTTAAAAACGGAAGAGATTCTAATCCTAAATACCTTGGAGTTAAAAAATATGATGGAGAAGCTGTTAAAGCTGGAAACATTATAGTTAGACAAAGAGGAAATCAATTCCACGCAGGTGCAAATATGGGAGAAGGTAAAGACCATACATTATTTGCATTAATCGACGGATATGTAAAATTCGAAAGATTAGGAAGAGATAAGAAACAAGTTTCTGTTTACGCAGAAAAGTAA
- a CDS encoding ribosomal-processing cysteine protease Prp: MTKIEVIRKKGSIVKYQATGHSEYEEYGYDIVCAALSTALQMPLAGFQDVLDIYPRFEINSDGFICVDLDGMNLKGKEREVHTLLESMVVILRGLAKEYPKNIKLVEKEEN; the protein is encoded by the coding sequence ATGACAAAGATTGAAGTTATTAGAAAAAAAGGTAGCATAGTAAAATATCAAGCTACTGGACATTCAGAATATGAAGAATATGGATATGATATAGTTTGTGCAGCTTTATCTACTGCATTACAAATGCCTCTTGCTGGATTTCAAGATGTATTAGATATTTATCCAAGATTTGAAATAAATTCTGATGGTTTCATATGTGTCGACCTTGACGGTATGAATTTAAAAGGAAAAGAAAGAGAAGTGCATACTCTTTTAGAAAGCATGGTAGTAATCCTTAGAGGACTAGCCAAAGAATATCCTAAAAATATAAAGCTTGTAGAGAAGGAGGAAAATTAG
- the rplU gene encoding 50S ribosomal protein L21, with protein MYAVIKTGGKQYKVAEGDVLRVEKLNAEVNQTVELTDVLLVANGDDVKVGTPVVEGAKVLVEVLNQGKGAKVINFKYKPKTGNHRKKGHRQLFTEIKVTAINA; from the coding sequence ATGTACGCAGTTATAAAAACTGGTGGTAAACAGTACAAAGTTGCAGAAGGTGATGTTTTAAGAGTTGAGAAGCTTAATGCTGAAGTTAATCAAACAGTAGAATTAACAGATGTTCTATTAGTAGCTAATGGAGATGACGTTAAAGTTGGAACTCCAGTAGTTGAAGGAGCAAAAGTTCTAGTGGAAGTTTTAAACCAAGGAAAAGGTGCAAAAGTTATTAACTTCAAATACAAGCCAAAAACAGGAAACCACAGAAAAAAAGGTCATAGACAACTTTTCACTGAAATTAAAGTTACAGCAATCAATGCATAA